In Chitinophaga nivalis, a single genomic region encodes these proteins:
- a CDS encoding copper resistance protein NlpE N-terminal domain-containing protein, giving the protein MRNLLYLSSLLLATLAACNNNTPDNTSGTDSTTQVTHPVPTLAINGTYQGTLPCADCPGMDYQVSLYDDHTFSELTAYQGRGKGGASVEKGTWKQLNDSTVVLIKSTDSSTTFLASEGNLLLLDAKGHRVEGVLASNYVLKPVEGGDLRTQQAEKLQAGIRFTAHGNEPGWSLDLEQQQLFFSTINGDSIRTRLPAPNPNTDSLKVYTTPEITISIRNTVCADDMSGFMQPNSVELKTRQQTYHGCGQYLK; this is encoded by the coding sequence ATGCGAAATTTATTATATTTATCTAGTTTACTGCTGGCTACCCTGGCAGCCTGCAACAATAATACGCCTGATAATACCAGCGGCACCGACAGTACCACCCAGGTGACCCACCCGGTTCCGACCCTCGCCATCAACGGTACCTATCAGGGCACACTGCCCTGTGCCGACTGCCCGGGTATGGACTACCAGGTAAGCCTGTACGACGATCACACCTTTAGTGAACTCACCGCCTACCAGGGCAGGGGAAAAGGGGGGGCCAGTGTGGAAAAAGGCACCTGGAAGCAGCTGAACGACTCCACGGTCGTGCTGATAAAATCTACCGACAGCAGCACTACCTTCCTGGCATCGGAAGGCAACCTGTTGTTGCTGGACGCCAAAGGCCACCGGGTAGAAGGGGTGCTGGCCAGTAACTATGTACTGAAACCTGTGGAAGGGGGTGACCTCCGGACCCAGCAGGCAGAAAAACTGCAGGCGGGTATCCGCTTCACTGCCCATGGCAACGAACCCGGCTGGAGCCTGGACCTCGAACAGCAGCAACTCTTTTTCAGCACCATCAACGGCGACAGTATCCGTACCCGTTTGCCGGCACCCAATCCCAATACCGATAGCTTAAAAGTATATACCACGCCGGAAATCACCATCAGCATCCGCAATACCGTATGTGCCGATGATATGAGCGGTTTTATGCAACCCAACAGTGTAGAACTGAAAACCAGGCAACAAACCTACCACGGCTGCGGACAATACCTGAAATAA
- a CDS encoding c-type cytochrome → MLILCASIVIPFSSVKAADPAKGKAIFQQNCASCHSVHKKLTGPALAGVEDRWPDKKLLHQWIHNSASVLASGDKYANDLFNQYNKTAMTAFPALTNEEIDDILEYVKVETQKGPTGPASPAAGAAAEGADKGSDNSLLFGIVTLILAVVALILMQINSNLNKLAGDKEGVATPEPVPFYKNKAYIALGILVLFMVGGYFTINGAIGLGRQKDYMPEQPIFYSHKVHAGINQINCLYCHAGAEKSKTAMIPSENICMNCHKAIKDYSGPELFNAEGKKIDGTAEIAKLYDYVGWDPEAGKYTKPGRPIEWTKIHNLPDHVYFNHSQHVVAGQVQCQTCHGAITEMDEVHQFSDLSMGWCINCHRTTKVQFADNNYYSIFEKLHQDIKDKKIDSVTVEMVGGTECQKCHY, encoded by the coding sequence GTGCTTATTCTATGCGCTAGTATAGTAATTCCGTTTTCTTCTGTTAAGGCAGCGGATCCTGCGAAAGGGAAGGCAATATTTCAACAAAATTGCGCTTCATGTCATAGTGTCCATAAAAAACTGACAGGTCCTGCACTTGCCGGAGTTGAAGACAGGTGGCCCGATAAGAAATTATTGCACCAGTGGATTCATAACTCCGCATCTGTACTCGCCTCAGGGGACAAGTATGCCAACGACCTCTTTAACCAGTACAACAAAACCGCGATGACCGCGTTTCCTGCATTAACCAATGAGGAAATCGACGACATCCTGGAGTATGTTAAAGTGGAAACTCAGAAAGGACCTACTGGTCCTGCTTCGCCAGCTGCCGGTGCAGCTGCTGAAGGAGCAGACAAAGGCAGTGACAACAGTTTACTGTTTGGTATCGTAACCCTGATACTGGCAGTGGTGGCACTGATCCTCATGCAGATCAACAGTAACCTGAACAAACTTGCAGGTGACAAAGAAGGCGTTGCTACTCCCGAACCAGTTCCTTTCTACAAAAACAAAGCTTACATCGCACTGGGTATCCTGGTGTTGTTCATGGTAGGCGGTTACTTCACTATCAATGGTGCCATCGGGCTGGGTCGTCAGAAAGACTACATGCCTGAGCAGCCTATCTTCTACAGCCATAAAGTACACGCCGGCATCAACCAGATCAACTGTTTGTATTGCCACGCTGGTGCAGAGAAGAGCAAGACTGCCATGATTCCTTCCGAAAACATCTGTATGAACTGTCACAAGGCCATTAAGGATTACTCCGGCCCTGAACTGTTCAACGCAGAAGGAAAGAAAATTGACGGTACTGCAGAGATCGCAAAATTATACGATTACGTAGGATGGGATCCTGAAGCTGGTAAATATACCAAACCAGGACGCCCGATCGAATGGACAAAAATCCACAACCTGCCTGACCACGTATACTTCAACCACTCCCAGCACGTAGTTGCCGGTCAGGTACAATGTCAGACCTGCCACGGTGCTATCACTGAAATGGACGAAGTGCATCAGTTCTCAGACCTGTCTATGGGCTGGTGTATCAACTGTCACCGTACTACTAAAGTGCAGTTCGCTGACAACAACTATTACAGCATCTTCGAGAAACTTCATCAGGATATTAAAGATAAGAAGATCGATAGCGTAACTGTTGAAATGGTAGGTGGTACTGAATGTCAAAAATGCCACTACTAG
- the purN gene encoding phosphoribosylglycinamide formyltransferase: protein MKNIAIFASGAGSNAQKIIDHFRNSDQARVALIICNKPGAGVFQIAEREGIPGILLEKEQFLHTDTYIQLLQEYKTDLVVLAGFLWKVPANLVQAFPERIINIHPALLPKFGGKGMYGHFVHEAVIAAGEKESGITIHYVNEKYDDGAPILQERCAITSDDTPESVAKKVQALEHQWFPIIVERLLSKI, encoded by the coding sequence TTGAAAAATATTGCCATATTCGCATCCGGAGCAGGTAGCAACGCACAGAAGATTATAGATCATTTCAGGAATTCAGATCAAGCACGGGTAGCGCTGATTATATGTAACAAACCCGGTGCGGGCGTTTTTCAGATTGCTGAACGGGAAGGTATTCCAGGCATCTTACTGGAAAAGGAGCAATTTCTGCACACCGACACCTACATTCAATTATTACAGGAATACAAAACCGACCTCGTTGTACTCGCCGGCTTTTTGTGGAAAGTACCAGCCAATCTGGTACAGGCTTTTCCTGAACGTATCATTAACATACATCCGGCACTGTTACCTAAATTTGGAGGTAAAGGCATGTATGGTCACTTTGTACATGAAGCAGTCATTGCTGCCGGTGAAAAGGAGAGTGGTATCACCATTCATTATGTGAATGAAAAATATGATGACGGTGCGCCTATATTGCAGGAGCGCTGTGCTATCACTTCAGACGATACGCCCGAATCAGTAGCAAAGAAAGTGCAGGCGTTGGAACATCAATGGTTCCCAATAATTGTGGAACGATTATTGTCAAAAATTTAG